The sequence CCACAACCTCAGCATGGAAGTAGTTGCAGCGGAAAAATTCACTGTGGGTGAGACAAATTATACAGCCGTCCTAACCACACTGAAGGCCGCGGGACCCGATGTGCTCTATCCTACTGCCTTTGTCACCGAGCAGAGTCAGATCGTTACCCAGGGTCGGCGGGATGTGGGGTTGAACATTACGTATCTCTCAATGGAGAATAACGATGAGCCGGGCTACTATACCGGCGTGGGGAGCTGGGGGGACTACACGATACAGGAGAGCAGATTCAGTCCTTATGCGATTCCTACGGGGCCGATCCATACCGCAGTGGTGAACTTCAGGGAAGACTATGAGACCCGATGGGGTACAGCACCGGGTATGGTTGGTGCATCCACCTATGAGGGCGTTTATATCGCAGCAGAAGCGATTGAGCATGCAGGCACCGTGGATAAAGCAGCGGTCAGGGAAGCACTGGCTGAAATTGAGATGCCTCAGTTGATAGAGCTGATGAAGGAGGATGTGATCACCTTCTCGCCGGATTACCGGGAGAGCAAGTTCGAGCTGTATATGCAGCAATTGATCTGGAACGAGACAGCAGGCGAAACGAGGCCGAAGATCGTCTGGCCTGGGAGTGTAAATGAGACGGATTTTGTGCTGCCGGATTGGTACGAGCCCGGAAGTCCATAATCCTCCTTATTTTGACTTCTTTTTCAGCGCTTGCACTGGTGAAGACACGAATACGTGAAGTTATGGATCAGTATTGGTGGAATGTAACAGCTAGTGGGGAAGGAGGCCAAGGCGACTAACATTACTTCTCAGTTTCGGAAACGTTCAATCGAAAATAAAGCGAAACCAACGATTACACCATCATCACAGGCCCATCTCTGCAGATAGCCCATAAAAGAGAATTCAATGCCACCGGGGGAACGATCACGTGCGCCGAGTTCACGGCTGTGAACGGTTCATCCATTACGAAGGGATCCCGGCAATAAGGCTGGAATGACTTAATACGGGATAAATGAAGAAGGGGACTAGCTTTTTCCCTTTTTTGCTTTTATCTCTTTTCCAGCGAGTTCTTTTCTAAAGAGAGCTTCACTTTCTCCTCGATTATCCTGTCTGAATCGCGCATCGCGCTCGCGGTATCACCGAAATGCGCTTTCGCAGCTCGCAGCTCCTCGATGATTGCCGCCTCGTTTCCTTCAGATACCAGCTCGGCGAACCTCGTGGCACTCGCTATAAAGGCCTTATGTACCCCGTTCATCTCGAAATTCGTCTGGATCTGCGCGTAGAGGTATGGATCTTGATGCAAGAGCCGGCCCACGAAATCCAGCACGACCGCGTACATCGGCCCCATGAGGTGCCGTGCCCGGTCGACATCGAACTCGAGATCCTTCAACGCGAAGCCAAAGGAAAAGAGGACAAAATGCGGCAGGCCCTGGATGATCGTCATCGTCTCATCGTGCTCCTCGGCGGTTAATACCTCGAGCTTCGCGCCGTTTCGCTTGAAAAGCTCGTAGACTGCCTCATAGAGCGGCCCCGTACGAACGGGCACGAATACGACCGGCATACCGCGTAAACTCCTCGTCGAAGGCCCGAATAACGGGTGCGTCCCTAATACTTCCACGGTACTCGACGTACAGCGCTCCATCATCGCCACAGGCCCTCGTTTCACGGAGGTTACGTCCATCAGCAGCGAGCCTGCATGCAGTGCAGGCCCCACGCGCTCGATCACCCGTTCCGTCACGTCGATCGGCACCGAGACGAGCACTATATCAGTATCCGCAAACTCCTCTTTGAGCGTACCCGGGTCGGTCGTCAACAGATCGATCGTTGAAAAAGCAACACCGAGTTTGTTTGCTACGAGTTCTGTTTTATCGCTTCGACCCACGATTCGCACGTCAAGGTCGTTATCCTTGAAAAATTGGGCGAACCATGCCCCCATGCCGCCTGCGCCGCCGAGTATCGTTATCCGCATATTAACTCGCCCTCTCTGTCATATCTGGTTACGTACGCACAGTCCTCCTTCCTTATTAGGCGATGCTTCCTAGTATGAGCGCCAGGAATGAGATGAGGTAAATGGTGTAAAAACTGCCAATGCCGCCGAGATTGAAGAACGCGCTTCCTACTTTTTCCCGGGGCAGTGTGACCAAAGCGATCAGCATTCCTAGCAGGATCCCCACGACCGCGGGCACAAAGATCAATACCTCCGCTATAAGCCTGAGTGGCAGTTCAGACGGCGCGAGAATAAACCCCAGTGGAATCGCAAAGAGGCCCACATAGTTCGGGATGACGATGCCGACGCCGCCTTTCACTTCCGACACCATATAAACAATGAGCGTCATGAGTATGGTCGCCATGGTCACTTCCAGTAGTGGTAGTGCCTCGCCACCGGGCTGATTGAAGGAGAGCAGCAGATAGATCGAGAACAAGAGCGGTATAATGAAACCGCCCAGATTCAGCGTTATGTGCGTCTTATAGCACTTTTCAGTGTCGGCATGCAGTTCCTCTGCGACGGCTACGCCATACAGTTCACCGATACAGCGCGCTTCGGTCTCGCTATACTCCGGCTTTCTGGTTCGTACCGTCTGTATCGGGATCTCAATAAGGCTCGTCAGCAGCATCGCAAGAACGACAATAAAGAAGCTCGTATTTCTCCCAAAGCCCTCAGTACAGCACAGAAAAACGGTTGGTATAAGCAACAGTCCATAGAACACAAGGGGCTTCGCCTGCGGCTTGTTTACTATTTTTCTCATCTTTTTAAAAGGTTGCTACACATTGCTATATAAAGCATACGCTTTGACCTATCTGAAATGCTCGACCACACGGTGCGAACAAAGCTAGAGGATTTGAGAAGGAGCTTAAGAGAAAGAGGGAAGGTACTCGTTGCGTTCTCCGGCGGTGTTGATAGCGGCGTATTGGTGCACATCGCCCACGACGTATTGGGCAAAGACCGCGTGCTGGCGGTAACGATAGCCAGTGAGCTCCTTCCACAGCGTGATTTGGAGCAGGTGAAGCGTTTCGTGACCAACGCAGGAATCACGCATAAGATCGTGCCGTTTCGATGGCAGCAGAACGAGGCTTTCGTTAAGAATCCGCACGACCGCTGTTATTATTGCAAACGGGAATATGCAAAGCTCTTAAAGGATCTTGCGACTGAAGAGGGCATAAAAACCATTGCGGAAGGTGTTACCATCTCGGACTTCGATGAATACCGGCCAGGTTTTCTCGCGGCCAAAGAGGGTGGTTTATGGCACCCTCTTGCCGAAGCGGGCATAACGAAGCCAGAGGTGCGGCAGATAGCGAAAGAGCTCAAGCTCCCGTTTTGGGATAAGCCCTCTTCGCCTTGCTTAGCGACACGAGTCGAATACGGCGAGCGGCTAACGAAGGAGAAACTGGCGATGATAGAAGCGGCAGAGGTGTTCTTGAAGAATGATTTAGGGCTAAAGCAACTCAGGATTCGACTGCATCGTGGTGGCCTGGCGAGGATCGAGGTTGCGAAAGAGGAGCTGGACACCTTGTGCGATATGACGCTGCTCGAAGCAGTCTCGCGGCAACTAAAAGCACTCGGGTTCACGTACGTCACGCTCGATCTCGAAGGCTACCGGAGCGGAAGTATGGATGTCAGGATTTAATCAGTATCGAGCGATATTAATGCACTGTTTTCGTTCGTCTTTGCTATAATCTTACCGATGACCAAACCCTTAACCGCTTCCCTCGTCTTATTAGTTGTTATTGTCTCTAACGTTTCATTAAGGGCCTGAAATACAGAAACTACTATATTCTGGAGTGCGGTGACCTTCGCCTCATTCAAATCTATCGGTATTTTTATTCTCTCCATTCCTAGTGATGCTAATAGCCCGCAATACTTGGCTTGTTTTCTCTCGTCAAGGAACACCCGCTCTTTTCCATCTGTCAGTTGCCAGCCAGTCAGGGTCTTCTCAATCCGTGCTTCTCGTTTGAATTTCGGTAACATCAGCTTCTTGGACTCCCCCATGCTATCAAAGAAGTTTTTGAGGATGTCTTCGCCGCCTAAAGAATCCAGCGCTCTTTTAACAAGCAGATCAACTTCTGAATATTTCTTCTTCTTGTTCTTGTTTCCCGAAACGCTTTTCGCCTTCTCTATCCTCGACCTCACCAAATCCACAACCGCTTTGTAAACTTCCAACTGCTCTGCTTCCGTTAAGCCCAAAATCGCAAATACCGCTTCGTCAAGCTCTCTTCTATCTGGCTTGACTTTATCGAGCGACACTTCTTCGGATGTTTCAGCTCCGAGTTCTTCGAAGACAGAACTAATTTCTCTCTGTAAAAGGCTGTCAAACGCTTCTGAAAGTTTTTGGAGTTGGGGTTTTGCAATTTTAGAAGGATCTAGCGTTAATAATGATTCTACCATCTTTACATC comes from Methanomicrobia archaeon and encodes:
- a CDS encoding prephenate dehydrogenase/arogenate dehydrogenase family protein, with translation MRITILGGAGGMGAWFAQFFKDNDLDVRIVGRSDKTELVANKLGVAFSTIDLLTTDPGTLKEEFADTDIVLVSVPIDVTERVIERVGPALHAGSLLMDVTSVKRGPVAMMERCTSSTVEVLGTHPLFGPSTRSLRGMPVVFVPVRTGPLYEAVYELFKRNGAKLEVLTAEEHDETMTIIQGLPHFVLFSFGFALKDLEFDVDRARHLMGPMYAVVLDFVGRLLHQDPYLYAQIQTNFEMNGVHKAFIASATRFAELVSEGNEAAIIEELRAAKAHFGDTASAMRDSDRIIEEKVKLSLEKNSLEKR
- a CDS encoding DUF1614 domain-containing protein, with the translated sequence MRKIVNKPQAKPLVFYGLLLIPTVFLCCTEGFGRNTSFFIVVLAMLLTSLIEIPIQTVRTRKPEYSETEARCIGELYGVAVAEELHADTEKCYKTHITLNLGGFIIPLLFSIYLLLSFNQPGGEALPLLEVTMATILMTLIVYMVSEVKGGVGIVIPNYVGLFAIPLGFILAPSELPLRLIAEVLIFVPAVVGILLGMLIALVTLPREKVGSAFFNLGGIGSFYTIYLISFLALILGSIA
- the larE gene encoding ATP-dependent sacrificial sulfur transferase LarE, whose protein sequence is MLDHTVRTKLEDLRRSLRERGKVLVAFSGGVDSGVLVHIAHDVLGKDRVLAVTIASELLPQRDLEQVKRFVTNAGITHKIVPFRWQQNEAFVKNPHDRCYYCKREYAKLLKDLATEEGIKTIAEGVTISDFDEYRPGFLAAKEGGLWHPLAEAGITKPEVRQIAKELKLPFWDKPSSPCLATRVEYGERLTKEKLAMIEAAEVFLKNDLGLKQLRIRLHRGGLARIEVAKEELDTLCDMTLLEAVSRQLKALGFTYVTLDLEGYRSGSMDVRI